The segment CGATTAAGTTGTTTGCTTAAGCCTCATTTTGAGTTGCAATTAGTTGTTTTTAATAAACTCAATCTTGCACCAATTGTGCTCGGAGGTAATCTTAATGATTTGGGTGTATCTGGATCTGGTTTTGTAGCAGTAAAGTTAGTGCGATTTTTTCAACGCATTATTCGCTTACGAAAAATTAAAAAAAAAATCAATCCCCATGTTTCGATAAGTTTTTTAGAGGGTGCCGATTATATTAATATTCTATCAGCTATTGGTGAGCGTGTTTACCTTTATATACATGGTTCGAAATTATTCGATAAAAATATAAGAGGATATATCGGCCTGATAAGAAAGAAGATTTTAATACCTATACTTTACTCAAGGGCCAACAAAGTATTGGTTGTAAATATGGCTATTGCAGAGGAATTGAAAAGCCATTTTAAGCTAAGGCATCAAGCATTTGAAGTGATGCCAAATTTTTATGACTTTGAAGAAATGAATAGACTCGCCTCTTCTCAATTAAGTGATTCAGCAGAAGTATTTTTTAAGAAGAATAAAGTGATTTGTATTTCTGGTCGTCTTGCGCCTGAAAAGGGTATCGAAAAATTTGTCCAGATTCTTCCAGCAGTTTTGAAAATCCAACCTGGTCTTAGGGTGGTCCTTGTTG is part of the Cyclobacteriaceae bacterium genome and harbors:
- a CDS encoding glycosyltransferase, which gives rise to MEKVIVQRRLFHTYIIIFNRLKTQEKKRVLMIIPNLDFGGAQNSFSRLSCLLKPHFELQLVVFNKLNLAPIVLGGNLNDLGVSGSGFVAVKLVRFFQRIIRLRKIKKKINPHVSISFLEGADYINILSAIGERVYLYIHGSKLFDKNIRGYIGLIRKKILIPILYSRANKVLVVNMAIAEELKSHFKLRHQAFEVMPNFYDFEEMNRLASSQLSDSAEVFFKKNKVICISGRLAPEKGIEKFVQILPAVLKIQPGLRVVLVGDGPQQDKIKSTILSLGISYDDSMVDLNQDSEATVFFLGYQKNPYPYMSRSSLLALPSFNEGMPNTVVEAMGLGVPVVAADCPYGPREILAPNDQLSKAGSVQKVEWCEFGVLIPEWNTPLVNEAWAEALIGLLTSAEKWEHFRLQSKKRASDFSVEKNVSKWISLIDC